From a region of the Rhinopithecus roxellana isolate Shanxi Qingling chromosome 8, ASM756505v1, whole genome shotgun sequence genome:
- the TFB2M gene encoding dimethyladenosine transferase 2, mitochondrial isoform X3, whose protein sequence is MWIPVARLPPRLRLSASAAAGRFCILGSAAATRKHLPARNRSGLSDCSPQLLPETDFRNPPKKASRSSLDFKRYVTDRRLAETLAQIVCGKPNRPPHLLLECNPGPGILTEALLEAGAKVVALESDKTFIPHLESLGKKLDGKLRVIHCDFFRIDPRSGGAIKPPAMSSEELFKNLGIEEVPWTAGIPLKVFGMFPSRGEKRALWKLAYDLYSCTSIYKFGRIEINMFIGEKEFQKLMADPRNPKLYHVLSVIWQIACEIKVLHMEPWSSFDVYTRSGRLENTKRKFIDST, encoded by the exons ATGTGGATCCCAGTAGCCAGGCTTCCTCCGCGGCTGAGGCTCTCTGCCTCGGCGGCCGCTGGTCGCTTTTGCATTTTAGGGTCTGCAGCGGCGACGCGAAAGCACTTGCCAGCGAGGAACCGCAGTGGCCTGTCTGACTGCTCTCCGCAGCTGTTGCCCGAAACGGATTTCAGGAATCCGCCAAAGAAGGCGTCTAGGTCCAGCTTAGACTTTAAGCGTTACGTAACCGATCGGAGATTGGCTGAGACCCTGGCGCAAATCGTATGCGGAAAACCAAATAGACCTCCACACTTACTGCTGGAGTGCAATCCAG GTCCTGGAATCCTGACTGAAGCATTACTTGAAGCTGGTGCCAAAGTGGTTGCCCTCGAAAGTGACAAAACTTTTATTCCACATTTGGAg TCCTTAGGGAAAAAACTGGATGGAAAACTACGAGTGATTCACTGTGACTTCTTTAGAATAGATCCTAGAAGTGGTGGAGCAATAAAGCCACCCGCTATGTCTTCTGAAGAGCTCTTCAAGAATTTGGGAATAGAAGAGGTTCCTTGGACAGCAG GCATCCCTTTAAAAGTATTTGGAATGTTTCCAAGTAGAGGTGAAAAAAGGGCACTTTGGAAACTCGCATATGACTTGTATTCCTGTACTTCTATCTATAAATTTGGACgaatagaaataaatatgtttattggtGAAAAAGAATTCCAG AAACTAATGGCAGATCCCCGAAATCCAAAGTTGTATCATGTATTAAGTGTTATCTGGCAGATAGCTTGTGAGATTAAGGTTCTGCACATG